The Streptomyces sp. ICC1 DNA window CTCGGCTTCCGCGGCCACTTCTCCACCAAGTCCCGCCAGTACTCCACCACCCTCAGCGCCCTCCGACAGACCCGCGCCGACTACCGCGCCGCCCAAGAACGCGAAGCCCGCGGCCTCACCGACGCCGAGCCGGACACCGTGCTCGTCCTCGCCTCCTGGCAGTACGCCGGCCACGGCCACAGCCCCGGCGAGTCCGTCCTCGCCGCCACCATCGCCCGCGGCATCCAACTCAACCGCCAGACCGCCCGCGAAGCCCTGCACGAGCAACTCGCACCGGAGGGAACGGCATGACCACGACCGTGCTCCAGCCCAAGTGGCACACGACCGCCGAGGTCGCGACCCTGCTCCACTTCGGCCTGTCCAAGACCAAGATGCTCGTGCTGACCGGGGAGATCCGGTCGGTGAAGATCGGCCGCAACCGCCGCATCCTCCCGGCCTGGGTGGACGAGTACGTCGAGCGCATCACCGCCAGCGAGGAGGGGTGGGCGGCATGAGCGGCAAGCGCGGCAACGGCGAGGGCTCGATCTACCCCTACAAGAACGGCTACGCCGCCTACGTCTGGGTGACCAAGCCGGACGGCAAGCGCGCCCGGAAGTACGCCTACGGCAAGACCCGCGAGGAGGTCCACGAGAAGTGGCTCAACTTGCACGCGGAGGCGAAGAAGGGGCCCGTCGCGACTCGGCACCGGACGCTCGCCGCCTTCCTCTCGTACTGGCTCGACTCGATCGTCAAGCCCAATCTGGCGCCGCTGTCGTACGTGTCGTACGAGGGCTATGTGCGGCTCTACATCGCCCCGCACCTCGGCACGAAGCGGCTGGACAAGCTGACCGTCCGGGACGTCCGCGAGTGGCTGACCAAGCTGTCGGCCATCTGCCAGTGCTGTGCTCAGGGCAAGGACGCGAAGCGCGCCACCGCAAGACGGCGGTGCTGTGCCATCGGGGAGTGCTGCGAGTCGTACCCGTCCCGGCGCGTGATCCAGGGCTCGCGTGATGCCCTGCGGGCCGCCCTGACGCACGCCGTCACCGAGGAGGAGATCGGCAAGAACGTCGCCTCGCTCGTGAAGGTCCCCAAGCCTCGCCGCAAGCGGATCAAGCCGTGGTCCGTGGTCGAGGCGGGCCGCTTCCTGGCCGACGGGCTCGTCCGGGAAGATCACCTCTTTGCCGCGTGGATGCTCGTCCTGTGCCTCGGGCTGCGGCGCGGTGAGGTGCTGGGGCTGACCTGGAAGTCGATCGACTTCGACGCCGGGGAGCTCTACGTGGATCACCAGATCCAGCGGGCGGGGCGGCAGATCCTGCACCGGGAGACCAAGACCGAGGACTCAGACGACTTCCTCCCGCTGCCCTCCCTGTGCCTCAAGGCCCTGCGGATGCGGCAGGCCCAGCAGACCGGGGACCGGAAGGCGGCCGGGGAGCTGTGGCAGGACAGCCACGGCTTGGTGTTCACGACGAAGTACGGGACGCCGATCGAGCCGGGGAACCTGACGCGGATGTTCGCGCTGCGGGCCCGTCGCGCCGGTCTCCGGGTGATCCCGCTCCGGAACACCCGGCACACGTGCAGCTCGCTCCTGGTCGCGCTCAAGGTCCACCCGAAGGTGGCGCAGCGAATCCTGCGGCATTCGCAGATCGCCATGACGATGGAGGTCTACGCCGAGGCAAGCGAGGAAGAGGTGCGGGACGCGATCGGCAAGCTGTCCGAGGCAATGGGCGGTGCCGGCGGCTGAGGGGGTTGCTGTACTTCGCTGCTGTACGGCGGAAACGCCAGAGGGCCCGGACTTTCGTCCGGGCCCTCTGAGCTGCTGTGCACTCGGCAGGATTCGAACCTGCAACCTTCTGATCCGTAGTCAGATGCTCTATCCGTTAAGCTACGAGTGCTTGGCTGGCCGGGGTTTTGCGCCCCGTTGGCCTTGCGAGAACAACAATACATGGACCTCGCCGGGACGCGAAATCCATTAGCTCCACCCATGCTGACCTGCGGAAACGGCCTGGAAGAAGATCATCCGGTTGGCCTCGGGGCGCGGTCGGCGCGAGCCGTCATGGGCAGATCGCGCCACCGACCCGCAGCGCATCGGACCCCGAACGCACCGAAGCCCCGGTCCGCAAGGACCGGGGCTTCGTGAAGTGCGGAGGCGGAGGGATTTGAACCCTCGATGGGGGGTAAGCCCCAAACCGCATTAGCAGTGCGGCGCCATAGACCGGACTAGGCGACGCCTCCAGCACACCCTCGCGTACGAAGGTGCGTGCAGATGATGACACAGGCCAGGGGCCGGTCACCAATCCGCTCCCACGGTACAAGGAGGGCGGCCCGCAGGGCAAAGCCTTAAGCCTTCTCAGCACGCAACGTCGGAGGCCGCCCGTCGTTGGTCTGTCGTACGACGTACGGACGACCTGGAGTGCCCCATGCTGCGTCTCGCCGCTTTCGCCGTCACCTCCGCCCTGGCTGCCGCGGCGGCGGGGCCCCTGCCCCCGCTGCCGCCCCTGGGGCGGCTGCTGGCGGCTCCCGACCGGCTCACCATCACCATCTCCGACACCGGCAACCCCCGGGCGGACGGCGAGTACCGGCTCGAGTGCGACCCGGTCGGCGGGAACCACCCCCGGGCCCGGGACGCCTGCGTCCGACTCGAAGCCCTCGCCCGCGAGGGCAAGGACCCGTTCGCCCCCGTGTCCAAGCGGCAGCTCTGCACCATGGTCGACGGCGGCCGGGCCACCGCCCGGATCACCGGAACCTGGCACGGCCACAGGGTCGATTCCGAGTTCCGCAGGACGGACGGATGCGAGATCAGCCGGTGGAACGAGTTGGAACCTGTGCTTCCGCGTGGGCGTTCCTGACCTGGGAGGATGCGGCAATCACGCGGCATCCGCGGAACATCGGCCCTCCCACCGGGGGCCCGTGCCCTTAGACTCCTCCCGTGACATGCCGGTAGTTGTGGTCAGGGAGGAAGCTCGTCGTGAGCAGCAGGCCATCCCGAGGCGCTGCTCGCCTCGCAGCAATACTCGACGCTCTTCCGGACGCGCTGTTGCTCGTCAACGCCAACGGCACGGTCGTCAACGCGAATTCGATCGCCCTCGAGGTCATGGAGAGCCCCGGCACCGGGCTCGTCGGCCGGGGCGTACTCGACCTCCTGCCCGAATTCGACTCCAAGCTGATCCCCGGCTCCATGCGGCGGCCCGGTGAGGACGAAGGCGGCCGGGCGCGCCCCAAGCGGATGGTGGCGCGCCGAACCGACGGCAGCGAGTTCCCCGTCGAGGTCACCGCAGCCCACCTCGACGGCCGCGACGCCTACCGCGAGCCGCAGCCCTCGTACACCGGCGACGAGCTGCTGATGCTCGTCGTACGGGACCTCTCGCAGACCGTGGACACCGAGGCCGAGCTGGCCCGCTCCCAGCGGCAGACCGAGATGATCCTGCGCGCCGCCGCCGAGGGCGTCGTCGGCACGGACACCGACGGCCGGGTCGTGCTGGTCAATCCGGCCGCGGCGCAGATCCTCGGCTACCGCGCCACCGACCTCGGCAACCGCGAGCTGCACGGGCTGGTCCAGCACTCGCGCGCCGACGGCTCGCCGTTCCCCTTCGAGGAGTCCCCGCTCGCCGACACGCTGCGCAGCGGGCGCAAGCACCGGGTCCGCGGCCAGGTGCTGTGGAACAAGGCCGGGCAGCCCGTCGCCGTCGACCTCACCACCTCGCCCGTACGGGACGGGGAGCAGCTCGTCGGCGCCGTCATGACCTTCACCGACCGGCGCTCCTACGACGCGCTGGCCGCGCGCCACGCCCAGCTGCTGTCCGTGCTCGAGGACTCCCTGCGCGGACCGCTGGAGGAACTGCGCGGGGAGCTGGCCACGCTGGCCGCCGACGACGCGGGACAGCTGTGGCCCGAGGCCAACCAGCTGCTGCACCACCTGGCCGCCGGCTACTCCCGGATGACCACGCTCGTCGACAACGTGCTCGGCTTCCAGCGTCTGGACGCGGGCGGCGACAAGCTCAACAAGAAGAAGGTCCTGATCGACGGGGTCGTCGCGGCCGGCGTCGACGGCGCGGTCGAGCTGATCGGCCCCGGGCGGGCGCAGTTCGCCGTGCACGCCCCGACCATCGAGGCCGAGGTGGACGCCGAGCGGATCGCGACCGCCCTCGCGCACCTGGTCGCGGACGTCGCCGGGGTGGACGCCACCGGCAAGACCCGCCAGGGCAGCGGGTACATGGACTCGACGATCGTAGTGGCCGCCGCGCAGCGCGGTGACGTCGTACGGATCGAGGTGCGCGGGCCGTACGAGGGCGGCAACCCGGTGCACGAGCCGATCGTGCGGGGCATCGTGGCCGCGCACGGCGGTGTGCTGCAGACCGTGGAGGTGCCGGGCGCGCCCGGCGGGGCGTACGTGCTGGAGCTGCCGCTGGGTGCGGGGGCCGGGACGGTCACCCTGCCCGAGCCGGTGCCGGCGGCGGAGCGGGAACCGGGCACCGAGGGCGGTCCGGGGCAGGTCTCCGGCGGTCGGCGGGCCCGGCGCGGCGTGGACGCCTTCCTCGACGACGCGGACGCGGGCCCCGGCGGGGACGCCTCCGGCGCGGGCCGGGCCGCGGCCGCGGAACCGGCGGTCGACGGCGGGGCCGCGCTCGCGCTGCCTTCCGGGCGGCGCCGGGGCGGCGAGGCCGGTCCGGGCGACGGCGGTCCCGCGGAGCTCGCGCAGT harbors:
- a CDS encoding excisionase family DNA-binding protein; the encoded protein is MTTTVLQPKWHTTAEVATLLHFGLSKTKMLVLTGEIRSVKIGRNRRILPAWVDEYVERITASEEGWAA
- a CDS encoding site-specific integrase; the protein is MGGMSGKRGNGEGSIYPYKNGYAAYVWVTKPDGKRARKYAYGKTREEVHEKWLNLHAEAKKGPVATRHRTLAAFLSYWLDSIVKPNLAPLSYVSYEGYVRLYIAPHLGTKRLDKLTVRDVREWLTKLSAICQCCAQGKDAKRATARRRCCAIGECCESYPSRRVIQGSRDALRAALTHAVTEEEIGKNVASLVKVPKPRRKRIKPWSVVEAGRFLADGLVREDHLFAAWMLVLCLGLRRGEVLGLTWKSIDFDAGELYVDHQIQRAGRQILHRETKTEDSDDFLPLPSLCLKALRMRQAQQTGDRKAAGELWQDSHGLVFTTKYGTPIEPGNLTRMFALRARRAGLRVIPLRNTRHTCSSLLVALKVHPKVAQRILRHSQIAMTMEVYAEASEEEVRDAIGKLSEAMGGAGG
- a CDS encoding SSI family serine proteinase inhibitor; this translates as MLRLAAFAVTSALAAAAAGPLPPLPPLGRLLAAPDRLTITISDTGNPRADGEYRLECDPVGGNHPRARDACVRLEALAREGKDPFAPVSKRQLCTMVDGGRATARITGTWHGHRVDSEFRRTDGCEISRWNELEPVLPRGRS